Proteins co-encoded in one Helicobacter sp. 11S03491-1 genomic window:
- a CDS encoding MoaD/ThiS family protein codes for MVSVEFLGPIGEQKMEFDISTLSELKAKLGEIQNIAKWLPMSALALNDVLIEDPDTPLKDGDKIVVLPPVCGG; via the coding sequence ATGGTAAGTGTTGAGTTTTTAGGACCAATTGGGGAGCAAAAAATGGAGTTTGATATTAGTACTTTATCTGAATTGAAAGCAAAATTAGGAGAAATACAAAATATTGCTAAATGGTTGCCAATGAGTGCATTGGCACTTAATGATGTGTTGATAGAAGATCCGGATACGCCTCTAAAAGATGGTGATAAAATTGTCGTTCTCCCTCCGGTTTGTGGTGGATAA
- the moaC gene encoding cyclic pyranopterin monophosphate synthase MoaC has protein sequence MQLTHINEQNHPTMVDVSAKIETKRVARASGKITMSPQAYQAIIAQTVHKGPVLQTAIIAAIMGAKKTSEMIPMCHPLFLTGIDVEIKEENKTCSFILSSIVKTEGKTGVEMEALTSVSIGLLTIYDMVKAIDKSMLISEIKLESKSGGKSGDYKRS, from the coding sequence ATGCAATTAACCCATATCAATGAACAAAATCACCCGACAATGGTAGATGTAAGCGCCAAGATAGAGACTAAAAGAGTGGCTAGGGCAAGTGGAAAAATCACTATGAGTCCTCAAGCTTATCAAGCTATTATTGCTCAAACTGTCCATAAGGGACCTGTTTTGCAGACAGCTATTATTGCCGCTATTATGGGGGCTAAAAAAACAAGTGAAATGATTCCGATGTGCCATCCTTTATTCCTTACAGGCATTGATGTAGAAATTAAAGAAGAAAATAAAACTTGTAGTTTTATTTTGAGTTCAATTGTAAAAACAGAGGGCAAGACAGGCGTAGAAATGGAAGCTTTAACGAGTGTAAGCATAGGGCTATTGACAATTTATGATATGGTAAAGGCAATTGATAAATCAATGTTGATAAGTGAAATAAAATTAGAATCAAAAAGCGGAGGGAAAAGCGGTGATTACAAAAGGTCTTAA
- the mog gene encoding molybdopterin adenylyltransferase → MDKINIGIVVASDRAFEGIYEDISGKAIEEVLNEYILNQCEYFYRLVQDDQKMIEQALIELCDDQKCDLIVTTGGTGPALRDVTPEATQGVCEKMMPGFGELMRQASLKYVPTAILSRQTAGIRNRCFILNLPGKPKSIRECLEAVFPAIPYCIDLIGGAFIEANDKNIKIFRPKS, encoded by the coding sequence ATGGATAAGATAAATATAGGTATTGTAGTGGCAAGTGATAGGGCTTTTGAAGGTATTTATGAAGATATTTCCGGAAAAGCAATTGAGGAAGTTTTAAACGAATATATTTTAAATCAATGTGAATATTTTTATCGACTTGTTCAAGATGATCAAAAGATGATTGAACAAGCACTTATTGAACTTTGCGATGATCAAAAATGTGATTTAATAGTTACTACAGGGGGGACAGGACCTGCGTTAAGAGATGTTACTCCTGAGGCTACACAAGGGGTGTGTGAAAAAATGATGCCCGGATTTGGTGAATTAATGCGTCAAGCAAGTCTGAAATATGTCCCTACAGCAATTTTATCAAGACAAACTGCGGGAATTCGCAATCGTTGTTTTATACTCAATCTCCCGGGCAAACCAAAAAGTATTAGAGAATGTTTGGAGGCTGTTTTTCCCGCAATACCATATTGCATTGATTTGATTGGTGGGGCTTTTATAGAAGCAAATGATAAAAATATTAAGATATTTCGTCCAAAATCTTGA
- a CDS encoding cation:proton antiporter: MDNLVTFAIISILIVLAPFVSKITKIPIVVVEMILGALAYYFGIFKHSEAFDILAEVGFLFLMFLCGMEVDLRGFKQLGKKFLKRAGIYFLVLYVVATSAVLILKLPPIYIAAFPVMSLGMIMALIKDYGKNMPWLDLALKVGIIGELVSIAILVIINGSYSYGLTIDLYKTLAVLLLFLLVIISVFQIGKILFWWFPNLKLFIMPYDDANNQDIRFSMMLFFGLIVIVIWLGLESVLGAFLAGMIVATFFPYKHELVHKLNDIGFGFFVPLFFIHVGSTLDLSLILHTPSLFLHGALIVVAMISLRLFSATIAFRSYFKSAKNTILFALSDSMPLTFLVATAALGLQLHAMDQNTYYSFLLAAIFEGIIFTIVIKLVYNFWKIK; this comes from the coding sequence ATGGATAATTTAGTTACATTTGCAATTATTTCAATTTTGATTGTGCTAGCTCCTTTTGTAAGCAAGATAACTAAAATTCCTATTGTTGTTGTTGAGATGATACTGGGGGCTTTGGCTTATTATTTTGGTATTTTTAAGCATTCAGAAGCTTTTGATATACTGGCCGAAGTAGGATTTTTATTTTTAATGTTTTTGTGTGGTATGGAAGTTGATTTGCGTGGTTTTAAACAGCTTGGAAAAAAATTTTTAAAAAGAGCAGGTATTTATTTTCTTGTTTTGTATGTTGTAGCCACTTCTGCTGTTTTGATTTTGAAACTTCCTCCTATTTATATTGCTGCTTTTCCTGTAATGAGTTTGGGCATGATTATGGCTTTGATTAAAGATTATGGCAAAAATATGCCATGGCTTGATTTGGCTTTAAAAGTTGGAATTATTGGAGAGCTTGTGAGTATTGCTATTTTGGTAATTATCAACGGTTCTTATTCCTATGGTTTAACAATTGATCTTTATAAAACTTTGGCTGTTTTATTGTTGTTTTTACTCGTTATTATTAGTGTATTTCAAATAGGCAAAATATTATTTTGGTGGTTTCCAAATTTAAAACTATTTATTATGCCTTATGATGATGCTAACAATCAAGATATTCGTTTTAGCATGATGTTATTTTTTGGATTGATTGTAATTGTTATTTGGCTAGGACTAGAGAGCGTTTTGGGAGCATTTTTGGCAGGTATGATTGTAGCGACATTTTTTCCATACAAACACGAATTAGTCCATAAACTTAATGATATTGGATTTGGTTTTTTTGTTCCATTATTTTTTATCCATGTAGGTTCTACGCTGGATTTGTCGCTTATTTTACATACACCAAGTTTATTTTTGCACGGAGCATTGATTGTAGTGGCTATGATTTCCTTGCGTTTATTCTCTGCAACCATAGCCTTTAGAAGTTATTTCAAAAGCGCGAAAAATACTATTTTGTTTGCTTTAAGCGATTCAATGCCTTTAACTTTTTTGGTTGCTACGGCTGCTTTGGGCTTACAATTGCATGCGATGGATCAAAATACCTATTATTCATTTTTGTTGGCAGCAATTTTTGAGGGCATTATTTTTACAATTGTTATCAAACTTGTTTATAATTTTTGGAAGATCAAATAA
- a CDS encoding molybdenum cofactor biosynthesis protein MoaE — translation MLEIYEGALPTYKIYQKWEQIAREKNLGAFCVFTGIVRNENKMDGLSFDIYEPLLKKWFENWSDKGNKQGVILFMAHSKGNVENGESSYMSAVVSMQRRPALALYEKFIEDFKHNAPIWKYDFKSDKRFYAQDRSHLLPGSGILA, via the coding sequence ATGTTAGAAATTTATGAAGGGGCATTGCCTACTTATAAAATTTATCAAAAATGGGAACAAATCGCTAGGGAAAAAAATTTAGGAGCATTTTGTGTATTTACCGGAATTGTGAGAAATGAAAATAAAATGGATGGACTAAGCTTTGATATCTATGAACCTCTTTTGAAAAAATGGTTTGAAAATTGGAGTGACAAAGGAAATAAACAAGGGGTTATTTTGTTTATGGCACATTCAAAGGGTAATGTAGAAAATGGAGAAAGTTCTTATATGTCTGCAGTTGTTTCTATGCAAAGAAGACCTGCATTAGCTTTGTATGAGAAGTTTATTGAAGATTTTAAACATAATGCGCCAATTTGGAAATATGATTTCAAATCAGATAAGAGATTTTATGCCCAAGATAGGAGTCACTTATTGCCGGGAAGCGGTATCTTGGCATAA
- the mobB gene encoding molybdopterin-guanine dinucleotide biosynthesis protein B, whose protein sequence is MTKVIAFSGRSNSGKTTLIEKLIQILSSHYHVGVIKHDPKNKAIFDMQGKDSYRFFHNGADVIVTSPLKTTIMINEFKNINLLCEMFLDKDYIFIEGLKEMPFPRICVAREEIDKEYISFSDAFAIDGSVKNLEILPNNSKLLDLNNPKEILDWINKNAKEING, encoded by the coding sequence ATGACAAAAGTTATAGCTTTTAGTGGAAGAAGCAACAGCGGCAAAACAACTCTTATTGAAAAATTAATCCAAATTTTATCTTCACATTATCACGTAGGCGTTATTAAGCACGATCCCAAAAATAAGGCTATATTTGATATGCAGGGCAAAGATAGCTATCGATTTTTTCATAACGGAGCTGATGTAATCGTAACTTCACCTCTTAAAACTACAATTATGATAAATGAGTTTAAAAATATTAATTTATTGTGTGAAATGTTTTTGGACAAAGATTATATTTTTATAGAAGGTTTAAAAGAAATGCCATTTCCTAGGATTTGTGTAGCAAGAGAAGAAATTGATAAAGAATACATTTCTTTTAGCGATGCTTTTGCAATTGATGGGAGTGTTAAAAATCTTGAGATTCTCCCTAATAATTCTAAATTGCTTGATTTGAATAACCCTAAAGAAATTCTTGATTGGATTAATAAAAATGCAAAGGAAATTAATGGATAA
- the purN gene encoding phosphoribosylglycinamide formyltransferase — translation MKTINLVILFSGNGSNMQNIVETLRNKVFFNNLDLENKDEIEIAFPFCITNNPNAYGISRCKELGIECKVLSHKDFSGREEFDRALLKLIAGTQVELVILSGFMRVLSPIFTSNLKSINIHPSLLPKYKGIKAIQESYQSDDNHGGVSVHWVNDVLDGGEIILQDCIPKISGESLEGFQKRIHHLEYKLYPKAILKALNLTQSNTHG, via the coding sequence TTGAAGACAATCAATCTGGTTATTCTTTTTAGTGGCAATGGCAGCAATATGCAAAATATTGTTGAAACATTACGCAATAAAGTATTTTTTAATAATCTTGATTTGGAAAATAAAGATGAAATAGAGATTGCATTTCCTTTTTGCATCACCAACAATCCAAATGCTTATGGTATTTCTAGATGTAAAGAATTGGGGATAGAATGTAAAGTTTTATCACATAAAGATTTTTCCGGAAGAGAAGAGTTTGATAGGGCATTGCTAAAGCTTATTGCCGGCACTCAAGTTGAGCTTGTGATTTTATCGGGTTTTATGAGAGTATTATCCCCAATTTTTACTTCTAACCTCAAAAGTATCAACATCCACCCCTCTCTTCTTCCTAAATACAAAGGGATAAAAGCGATACAAGAAAGTTATCAATCAGATGATAATCATGGAGGTGTAAGCGTGCATTGGGTTAATGATGTTTTAGATGGTGGAGAGATAATTTTGCAAGATTGCATTCCAAAAATTTCAGGCGAAAGTTTGGAAGGTTTTCAAAAAAGAATTCATCATCTGGAATATAAGCTATATCCAAAGGCAATTCTTAAAGCACTCAATCTTACACAAAGTAATACTCATGGATAA